The Sphingobium aromaticiconvertens genome has a segment encoding these proteins:
- the gatB gene encoding Asp-tRNA(Asn)/Glu-tRNA(Gln) amidotransferase subunit GatB encodes MTESTYRIQGATGEWEVVIGLEVHAQITTNAKLFSGAATAFGAEPNTQVSLVDAAMPGMLPVPNRECIRQAVRTGMAIDAQINRWSRFDRKNYFYADLPQGYQISQLYHPLVGEGQIEVTLDEKNPDSATKIIGVERIHVEQDAGKLMHDQHPTRSYVDLNRSGVALMEIVSRPDMRSPAEAGAYLRKLRAILRYVGSCDGNMEEGSMRADVNVSVRKPGEELGTRTETKNVNSVRFVMATIEHEASRQVDVIEAGGRIVQETRLYDPDKNETRSMRSKEDAHDYRYFPDPDLLPLELDDAFLAECRTSLPELPDAKRHRYETALGLSAYNAAVLTAEAETARWFEALLSESALAQKKSEGEVAKAAANWLLSDLYGALNRLGKSLEESPASPSQAAELLALVADGTLSGTLAKQVFEIMLETGDAPSKIVEEKGLKQTSDTGAIEVVVAKILADNGDKVEQYRGGKEALFGFFVGQTMKAMAGKANPKVVNELVKKALG; translated from the coding sequence ATGACTGAATCAACCTATCGCATCCAGGGTGCCACCGGCGAGTGGGAGGTCGTGATCGGCCTGGAGGTCCACGCCCAGATCACCACCAATGCCAAGCTCTTTTCGGGCGCGGCCACGGCGTTCGGTGCAGAGCCGAACACGCAGGTCAGCCTGGTGGACGCGGCCATGCCCGGCATGTTGCCCGTGCCCAATCGGGAGTGCATCCGTCAGGCGGTTCGCACCGGCATGGCGATCGACGCGCAGATCAATCGCTGGTCGCGCTTCGACCGCAAAAACTACTTCTACGCCGATCTGCCGCAGGGCTATCAGATCAGCCAGCTTTATCACCCGCTGGTGGGCGAGGGGCAGATCGAGGTGACGCTGGACGAGAAGAACCCCGACAGTGCGACCAAGATCATCGGCGTTGAGCGTATCCATGTCGAGCAGGACGCGGGCAAGTTGATGCACGACCAGCATCCTACCCGCTCCTATGTCGATCTAAACCGCTCAGGCGTGGCGCTGATGGAAATCGTCAGCCGTCCCGACATGCGTTCTCCCGCAGAAGCAGGGGCTTATCTGCGCAAGTTGAGGGCGATCCTGCGCTATGTCGGTTCGTGCGACGGCAATATGGAGGAAGGCTCCATGCGCGCCGACGTTAACGTCTCGGTCCGCAAGCCTGGTGAAGAACTCGGCACCCGCACGGAGACCAAGAACGTCAACTCGGTCCGTTTCGTCATGGCGACGATCGAGCATGAGGCAAGCCGTCAGGTCGATGTGATCGAGGCCGGTGGCAGGATCGTGCAGGAAACCCGCCTCTACGACCCGGACAAGAATGAAACCCGCTCGATGCGGTCGAAGGAAGATGCGCACGATTATCGCTACTTCCCCGATCCCGATCTGCTGCCGTTGGAACTGGACGACGCCTTCCTTGCGGAATGCCGAACCTCGCTCCCCGAACTGCCCGATGCCAAGCGGCACCGCTACGAAACGGCGCTGGGCCTGTCGGCCTACAACGCCGCGGTCCTGACGGCAGAGGCAGAGACGGCTCGCTGGTTTGAAGCACTGCTATCCGAAAGCGCGCTGGCACAGAAGAAGAGTGAAGGCGAAGTAGCCAAGGCCGCCGCCAACTGGTTGCTGTCCGACCTCTATGGCGCGCTCAACCGGCTTGGCAAAAGCCTTGAGGAAAGCCCGGCAAGCCCTTCGCAGGCCGCCGAATTGCTGGCGCTGGTCGCGGATGGCACCCTCTCAGGCACGCTAGCCAAGCAGGTGTTCGAGATCATGCTGGAAACCGGCGATGCACCAAGCAAGATCGTCGAGGAAAAGGGCCTTAAGCAGACCAGCGACACCGGCGCGATCGAGGTGGTGGTCGCCAAGATCCTGGCCGATAATGGCGACAAGGTCGAACAATATCGCGGCGGCAAGGAGGCGCTGTTCGGCTTCTTCGTCGGTCAGACGATGAAGGCGATGGCTGGCAAGGCGAACCCCAAGGTCGTGAACGAACTGGTGAAGAAGGCGCTGGGCTGA
- the gatA gene encoding Asp-tRNA(Asn)/Glu-tRNA(Gln) amidotransferase subunit GatA — protein MTDLTNLTVAEIRDGFRAGDFSAREVAEGFNANVAAAKALNAFIVETPEKALEAADAADADRAAGMLKPLSGIPIGMKDLFCTEGTQTTAASHMLEGFVPTYESTVSGKLWAAGAGMLGKLNLDQFAMGSSNETSYFGNVISPWKRGDGDNAALAPGGSSGGSSSAISARLCPAATGTDTGGSIRQPASFVGISGIKPTYGRCSRWGVVAFASSLDQAGPMARTIRDNAIMLENMAGFDPKDATSLDLAVPQWEAGLSSNLAGKTIGIPKEYRVDGMPAEIEALWEKGIAFLKDAGADVVEVSLPHTKYALPTYYIIAPAEASSNLARYDGVRYGQRDLPDGAGLQDMYAATRAAGFGPEVKRRIMMGTYVLSAGFYDAYYTQAQKVRTLISRDFDRAFEKCDLLLTPTAPSAAFALGEKQADPLAMYLNDVFTVPASLAGLPAMSVPGGLDAQGLPLGLQIIGKALDEQSVLNAGLAIEERAGFTARPDKWW, from the coding sequence ATGACCGACCTGACCAACCTGACCGTCGCCGAAATCCGCGACGGCTTCCGCGCCGGCGACTTTTCCGCCCGCGAAGTGGCCGAGGGATTCAATGCCAATGTCGCCGCCGCAAAGGCGCTGAACGCCTTCATCGTCGAAACGCCTGAGAAGGCGCTCGAAGCTGCCGATGCCGCCGACGCGGATCGGGCTGCGGGCATGCTCAAGCCGCTGTCGGGCATTCCCATCGGCATGAAGGATCTCTTCTGCACCGAAGGCACCCAGACCACCGCCGCGTCGCACATGCTGGAAGGCTTTGTGCCGACCTATGAATCGACCGTATCGGGCAAGCTATGGGCTGCGGGCGCAGGAATGCTGGGTAAGCTGAACCTTGATCAGTTCGCCATGGGCTCGTCCAACGAAACCAGCTATTTCGGCAATGTCATCTCGCCCTGGAAACGGGGTGATGGCGACAATGCGGCGCTGGCGCCCGGCGGTTCGTCGGGCGGCAGTTCGTCGGCCATCTCCGCGCGGCTCTGCCCGGCGGCGACCGGCACGGATACCGGTGGTTCGATCCGCCAGCCCGCCAGCTTCGTTGGCATTTCCGGCATCAAGCCTACCTATGGCCGCTGCTCGCGCTGGGGCGTCGTCGCCTTCGCCTCGTCGCTCGATCAGGCTGGGCCGATGGCGCGCACGATCCGCGACAACGCCATCATGCTTGAAAATATGGCGGGCTTTGATCCGAAGGATGCAACTTCACTCGATCTCGCCGTGCCGCAGTGGGAAGCGGGCCTGTCCAGCAACCTTGCTGGCAAGACCATCGGCATTCCCAAGGAATATCGGGTCGACGGAATGCCCGCCGAGATTGAGGCGCTGTGGGAAAAGGGTATCGCCTTCCTGAAGGATGCTGGTGCTGATGTGGTCGAGGTTTCGCTGCCGCATACGAAGTACGCGCTGCCGACCTATTATATCATCGCCCCGGCCGAAGCCTCGTCCAACCTCGCCCGCTATGACGGCGTGCGCTACGGCCAGCGCGACCTGCCCGATGGCGCAGGCTTGCAGGATATGTATGCCGCCACCCGCGCCGCCGGTTTCGGACCAGAGGTAAAGCGCCGCATCATGATGGGCACCTATGTGCTGTCAGCGGGCTTCTACGACGCCTATTATACGCAGGCACAGAAGGTCCGCACGCTCATCTCCCGCGATTTCGACCGGGCATTCGAAAAGTGCGACCTGCTCCTCACCCCGACCGCGCCCTCCGCGGCGTTCGCTCTGGGCGAGAAGCAGGCCGATCCGCTGGCCATGTATCTGAACGATGTCTTCACCGTCCCCGCGTCGCTGGCAGGCCTGCCCGCCATGTCGGTGCCCGGCGGCCTTGACGCCCAGGGGCTGCCGCTGGGTCTTCAGATCATCGGCAAGGCGCTGGACGAGCAAAGCGTGCTGAACGCGGGCCTCGCCATCGAGGAACGCGCTGGGTTCACGGCGCGACCGGATAAGTGGTGGTGA
- the gatC gene encoding Asp-tRNA(Asn)/Glu-tRNA(Gln) amidotransferase subunit GatC: protein MSIDLQTVKKIASLSRISVTEDEAQAMVPELNNILGWVEQLGEVDVTGVEPMTAVIPNHLRLRDDVVTDGNIRDRVLANAPQAEHGFFAVPKVIE, encoded by the coding sequence ATGTCGATAGACCTTCAAACCGTAAAGAAGATCGCCAGCCTCTCGCGGATTTCCGTGACTGAGGATGAGGCGCAGGCGATGGTGCCGGAACTCAACAACATCCTTGGCTGGGTGGAGCAATTGGGCGAGGTGGATGTGACCGGCGTAGAGCCGATGACCGCCGTCATCCCCAACCATCTGCGCCTGCGCGACGATGTCGTCACCGACGGCAATATCCGCGACAGAGTGCTGGCCAATGCCCCGCAAGCCGAACATGGCTTTTTCGCGGTGCCCAAGGTGATCGAATAA
- a CDS encoding DUF3089 domain-containing protein has protein sequence MARKFLYLIAGLIVLVIAALLAYRIWGMQLIRLVMVPREAFVQVPPLPANAYADPKMWIARPDIVKDNPALWQPAGFKDAPAPVQAPVFFIHPTSYITTFGDAHWNMALGDKEALTTAQRLVRAQASAFNGVGPIWAPRYRQANYGVFLTDKPEKAKALDIAYRDVTQAFDAFLKANPTGPILLAGHSQGTAHLLRLLRERIAGMPLADRIAAVYAVGWPISVEADLPALGLPACAGPKQAHCIVGWQSYAEPADPSPVVETFEKGAGLAGKPRKGTHMLCTNPITGTFNGAAPASANRGTLNSKDETKPTTLVEGIVPARCDTSGVLMIGEPVDMGPYTLPGNNYHVYDYSLFWGNVRTDAKERLGVFLKS, from the coding sequence TTGGCTCGCAAGTTCCTGTATCTGATTGCCGGATTGATCGTGTTGGTGATCGCGGCATTGCTGGCCTATCGCATCTGGGGGATGCAGCTCATCCGGCTGGTGATGGTCCCGCGCGAAGCCTTTGTGCAAGTGCCGCCGCTGCCCGCCAACGCCTATGCCGACCCCAAGATGTGGATCGCGCGGCCCGACATCGTGAAAGACAATCCCGCGCTTTGGCAGCCCGCCGGATTCAAGGATGCGCCCGCCCCGGTCCAAGCACCGGTCTTCTTCATCCACCCCACCTCCTACATCACCACATTTGGCGACGCGCACTGGAACATGGCGCTGGGTGACAAGGAAGCGCTGACCACCGCGCAGCGACTGGTGCGCGCGCAGGCGAGTGCATTTAACGGCGTCGGGCCGATCTGGGCGCCCCGCTATCGCCAGGCCAATTATGGCGTCTTCCTGACCGACAAGCCGGAAAAGGCCAAGGCCTTGGATATCGCCTATCGCGACGTCACCCAGGCCTTCGATGCGTTCCTGAAAGCCAATCCGACCGGGCCTATCCTGCTCGCCGGGCATAGCCAGGGGACGGCGCATCTGCTGCGCCTGTTGCGTGAACGGATCGCGGGCATGCCGCTGGCCGACAGAATCGCGGCGGTCTATGCCGTGGGCTGGCCGATCTCGGTCGAGGCGGATCTGCCCGCGCTGGGCCTGCCCGCCTGCGCTGGGCCAAAGCAGGCACATTGTATCGTCGGCTGGCAAAGCTATGCAGAGCCTGCCGATCCGTCCCCGGTGGTGGAGACGTTCGAGAAAGGGGCGGGCCTTGCCGGCAAACCGCGCAAGGGCACGCATATGCTTTGCACCAACCCGATTACCGGCACCTTCAACGGCGCGGCACCGGCGAGCGCCAATCGCGGCACGTTGAACAGCAAGGACGAAACCAAGCCGACAACTTTGGTCGAAGGCATCGTACCCGCGCGATGCGACACCAGCGGCGTGCTGATGATCGGCGAACCCGTCGACATGGGCCCGTATACGCTGCCGGGCAACAACTATCATGTCTATGATTACAGCCTGTTCTGGGGGAATGTGCGGACGGATGCGAAGGAAAGGCTTGGCGTATTTCTGAAGTCGTGA
- the ruvX gene encoding Holliday junction resolvase RuvX: MPQDKSLVTADRVAFRAVLPEGGRLIGLDVGTKTIGLALCDAGWSIASPAHTINRGKFTKDKAILAAFIAEQFVKGIVVGLPFNLDGSESPRSQSSRAFARNLADLGLPILLWDERWSTQAVTRTLLEADASRARRDVLVDKLAASYILQGAIDGLVAGL, translated from the coding sequence ATCCCGCAGGACAAGTCCCTCGTAACGGCCGACCGGGTCGCCTTTCGCGCGGTGCTGCCCGAAGGGGGGCGGCTGATCGGGCTGGACGTGGGGACCAAGACCATTGGCCTTGCCCTGTGCGATGCGGGCTGGTCGATCGCCAGCCCCGCGCACACGATCAATCGCGGCAAGTTCACCAAGGACAAGGCGATATTGGCAGCCTTCATCGCCGAACAATTTGTGAAGGGGATCGTCGTCGGCCTGCCCTTCAATCTGGACGGTAGCGAGTCCCCACGCAGCCAGTCCTCACGGGCCTTTGCGCGCAATCTGGCGGACCTTGGCCTGCCGATCCTGTTGTGGGACGAACGGTGGTCGACGCAGGCGGTGACACGGACGCTGCTGGAGGCGGATGCAAGCCGCGCGCGGCGCGACGTGCTGGTGGACAAGCTGGCGGCGAGCTATATTTTACAGGGCGCGATCGACGGGCTGGTGGCAGGATTGTAG
- the dnaE gene encoding DNA polymerase III subunit alpha produces MPHASFVPLRVFSCYTMLDGAIEPKAIAKQAKALGFPAAALTDRNGLYASMAFSDACKGEGVQPIVGAMLGVLRPDRPANAPPVHDWIALYAQDMRGYDNLCALVSTAHLDRPIEQQAHVDMDWLVGRTDGLIALTAGGEGALARLYGEDQPDAALAYADRLQALFPDRLYVEICRRLDPIEGKAEPHLLDLAYARNLPIVATNPTCFTEPHFHEAHDVMLCIADSAYVETADRRTSSPDAWMKPAAEMKRLFDDLPEALANTLVVAQRCAVAAPKRKPILPSLAGDIEGEARMLRDQASAGLDARLEKMGVTDEAARAPYLERLKFETDIIIQMGFPGYFLIVADFIKWAKDHDIPVGPGRGSGAGSVVAWALTITDLDPLQLGLLFERFLNPERVSMPDFDIDFCETRRGEVIRYVQQKYGSDHVAQIITFGKLKARAVLKDTGRVLQMSYGQVDRLAKLIPNHPTDPWTLDRSLNGVAEFRAEYDNDAQVRRLIDYAMKLEGLPRHSSTHAAGVVIGDRPLSQLVPLYRDPRSDMPVTQFDMKYVEGAGLVKFDFLGLKTLSVLQKAVQLLAARGVTVELDTLTWDDTGVYDLLQRGDTVGVFQLESEGMRKTLAAVRPTNFGDIIALVSLYRPGPMDNIPMFGRRKNGQEEIEYPHILLKPILEETYGIFVYQEQVMQAAQILAGYSLGDADLLRRAMGKKIKAEMDAQRQRFVTGCAASNIPKAKANELFDLIDKFAGYGFNKSHAAAYALLAYQTAWLKAHYPAEFYAASMAYDIHLTDKLTVFVDDMRRMGLQCLAPDINRSEADFSVEPVETDSEDPRLGFAVRYALGGLKGVGEKAMELLVAERDGSGPFQSLDDFADRIEPRMLNRRQLESLAAAGGFDGINPDRAGVHAAAETILSVASSAAEARESGQGGLFGEVETTHADVRIPPHQAWSTSDRMAQEKDAFGFYFSAHPVDRYRHIADAKGAKSYGAICAQPMGVPNADGRVMGVMAAMVEDVRWRDTRRGGRYVAATFSDSSGQFQASCFEEEACKMIDAMASEGGCALLSVELDRQPGEETPRVTIRGVQPFRQLANASRMELVIDVMEVSAIRPLADLLSQSRGGRSEAFLRACAPDGKAVRIFLGDDFTIDADQVEAIATMNHVAIHYFEPIPPQQDGYRARTRRGGMRLVAG; encoded by the coding sequence ATGCCTCATGCTTCGTTCGTCCCGCTTCGCGTCTTTTCCTGTTATACGATGCTGGACGGAGCGATCGAGCCGAAGGCGATCGCCAAACAGGCGAAGGCGCTGGGCTTTCCCGCCGCCGCGCTGACCGACCGTAACGGCCTTTACGCGTCGATGGCCTTTTCCGATGCCTGCAAGGGGGAGGGGGTCCAGCCGATTGTCGGCGCCATGCTGGGCGTTTTGCGGCCCGACCGCCCCGCCAATGCGCCGCCCGTCCATGACTGGATCGCTCTCTATGCGCAGGATATGCGTGGCTATGACAATCTCTGCGCGCTGGTATCGACGGCGCATCTCGACCGGCCGATCGAACAGCAAGCCCATGTCGACATGGACTGGCTCGTCGGACGCACCGATGGCCTGATCGCGCTCACCGCAGGCGGGGAGGGCGCGCTTGCCCGCCTTTATGGGGAGGATCAGCCCGATGCCGCTCTGGCCTATGCCGACCGGCTACAGGCGCTGTTCCCTGATCGCCTCTATGTCGAAATTTGCCGCCGCCTCGATCCGATCGAGGGCAAGGCGGAGCCGCATCTGCTCGACCTTGCTTATGCCCGTAACCTGCCAATCGTTGCGACCAACCCCACCTGCTTCACCGAACCGCATTTCCATGAGGCGCATGATGTGATGCTCTGCATCGCCGACAGCGCTTATGTCGAAACCGCCGATCGCCGAACCAGTTCGCCCGATGCGTGGATGAAGCCAGCGGCGGAAATGAAGCGTCTGTTCGACGATCTGCCCGAGGCGCTGGCGAACACGCTGGTCGTCGCCCAGCGCTGCGCCGTCGCCGCGCCCAAGCGTAAGCCGATCCTCCCCAGCCTCGCCGGTGATATCGAGGGTGAAGCGCGGATGCTGCGCGATCAAGCGAGCGCCGGGCTGGACGCGCGGCTCGAAAAAATGGGGGTGACTGACGAGGCGGCGCGCGCGCCCTATCTGGAACGGCTGAAGTTCGAGACGGACATCATCATCCAGATGGGCTTTCCCGGTTACTTCCTGATCGTGGCCGACTTCATCAAATGGGCGAAGGACCACGACATTCCCGTGGGGCCGGGCCGTGGATCGGGCGCAGGCTCGGTTGTCGCCTGGGCGCTGACAATCACCGATCTCGATCCTTTGCAACTGGGACTGCTGTTCGAACGCTTTCTGAACCCGGAACGCGTGTCGATGCCCGACTTCGACATCGACTTCTGCGAAACCCGGCGTGGCGAAGTGATCCGCTACGTCCAGCAGAAATATGGGTCGGACCATGTGGCACAGATCATCACCTTCGGTAAGCTGAAGGCCCGCGCCGTGCTCAAGGACACCGGACGCGTGCTCCAGATGAGCTATGGGCAGGTCGATCGGCTTGCCAAGCTGATCCCCAACCACCCGACCGATCCCTGGACGCTGGACCGGTCGCTGAACGGCGTTGCGGAGTTTCGCGCCGAATATGACAATGACGCGCAGGTCCGCCGCCTGATCGACTATGCGATGAAACTGGAGGGGTTGCCGCGCCACAGTTCCACCCACGCGGCGGGTGTGGTCATCGGCGACCGTCCGCTCTCGCAACTGGTGCCGCTCTATCGCGATCCGCGTTCTGACATGCCCGTTACGCAGTTCGACATGAAATATGTCGAGGGCGCGGGTCTGGTGAAGTTCGACTTTCTGGGCCTCAAAACCCTGTCGGTGCTACAAAAGGCCGTGCAATTGCTGGCCGCGCGCGGTGTCACGGTCGAGCTTGACACGCTGACATGGGACGACACTGGCGTCTATGACTTGCTCCAGCGCGGCGATACGGTCGGCGTCTTCCAGTTGGAATCCGAAGGGATGCGGAAGACGCTGGCCGCCGTGCGTCCGACCAATTTCGGCGACATCATCGCGCTGGTCTCGCTCTATCGTCCTGGCCCGATGGACAATATTCCGATGTTTGGCCGTCGCAAGAACGGTCAGGAAGAGATTGAATATCCACATATTCTTCTGAAACCGATCCTTGAAGAAACCTATGGTATCTTCGTCTATCAGGAACAGGTGATGCAGGCTGCGCAGATCCTCGCGGGCTACAGCCTTGGCGATGCCGACCTTCTGCGCCGCGCCATGGGCAAGAAGATCAAGGCGGAGATGGACGCCCAGCGCCAGCGCTTCGTCACCGGCTGCGCCGCCAGTAACATTCCAAAGGCCAAGGCGAACGAATTGTTCGACTTGATTGACAAGTTTGCGGGCTATGGTTTCAACAAGAGCCATGCTGCGGCCTACGCATTGCTCGCTTACCAGACCGCGTGGCTCAAGGCCCATTATCCAGCAGAATTTTACGCCGCATCAATGGCTTATGACATTCACCTCACAGATAAGCTCACCGTGTTTGTGGATGATATGCGCCGCATGGGCCTGCAATGTCTGGCGCCGGACATCAACCGCAGCGAGGCGGACTTTTCCGTCGAGCCGGTAGAAACCGACTCCGAAGACCCACGCCTGGGCTTTGCCGTGCGTTACGCGCTTGGTGGCCTCAAGGGCGTGGGCGAAAAGGCGATGGAACTGCTGGTCGCGGAACGGGACGGGAGCGGGCCGTTCCAATCGCTCGACGATTTCGCCGACCGTATCGAACCGCGCATGCTCAACCGTCGGCAGCTTGAAAGCCTCGCTGCCGCTGGGGGCTTCGATGGCATCAACCCTGACCGCGCGGGCGTCCATGCCGCCGCCGAAACCATCCTCAGCGTCGCGTCCAGTGCCGCCGAAGCGCGGGAAAGCGGGCAGGGCGGGCTGTTTGGAGAGGTCGAGACGACCCACGCCGATGTCCGCATCCCGCCGCATCAGGCTTGGTCCACTTCCGACCGCATGGCGCAGGAAAAGGACGCGTTCGGTTTCTATTTCTCCGCCCATCCGGTCGATCGCTATCGCCATATCGCTGATGCCAAGGGCGCGAAAAGCTATGGCGCCATCTGCGCGCAGCCCATGGGTGTTCCCAATGCGGATGGGCGCGTCATGGGCGTCATGGCCGCGATGGTGGAGGATGTGCGCTGGCGCGATACACGACGCGGTGGCCGCTATGTCGCGGCGACCTTCTCCGACAGCAGCGGCCAGTTTCAGGCCAGTTGCTTCGAAGAAGAAGCATGCAAGATGATCGACGCCATGGCGAGCGAGGGGGGGTGCGCGTTGCTGTCCGTCGAACTGGATCGCCAGCCGGGTGAGGAAACGCCGCGCGTCACCATTCGCGGCGTCCAGCCCTTCCGCCAACTCGCCAATGCCTCACGCATGGAACTGGTGATCGACGTCATGGAGGTCAGTGCAATCCGCCCACTCGCCGACCTGCTTTCACAGAGCCGCGGCGGTCGCAGCGAGGCTTTCCTACGCGCCTGCGCGCCCGATGGTAAGGCTGTGCGGATTTTCCTGGGCGATGACTTCACGATCGACGCGGATCAGGTGGAGGCCATCGCGACCATGAATCACGTCGCCATCCACTATTTCGAACCAATCCCCCCGCAGCAGGATGGGTACAGGGCACGAACCCGGCGTGGGGGGATGCGCTTGGTGGCCGGATAG
- a CDS encoding Yip1 family protein yields the protein MTPGDPISSERTLTHRAKAIIIRPKEEWPVVEAEPRTTKELFTGYAMILAAIGPVCQLIGGQLFGFGALGVTYRPSLVGALIQAIISYGLSLVGIFILALIVNALAPTFNSVANKANAFKLVIYSSTAAWLAGIFFLIPSLGFLAIVSLYSFFLLYTGLPVLMKTPEQKVMPYLISTIVASIVLFLLVGAVIGAITASFVNLGSGYEDKIEGEMTVPGMGKVDLGKLSAASAQMEVAAKKMENATKSGESTAIPAATLQALLPANIGRFARTEVESSSMAAGAHASARYEAGDDNLRVEVTDMAIAGAFAGLGAALNVQSNKETATGYERTQTVDGRIVSEQWDKESREGKYMTTLANRFMIEASGKVAKVDELKAAVNAIGPDKLAALAKN from the coding sequence ATGACACCGGGAGATCCGATTTCGAGCGAGCGCACGCTGACCCACCGCGCCAAGGCAATCATCATCCGCCCCAAGGAAGAGTGGCCAGTCGTGGAGGCCGAGCCGCGCACCACCAAGGAACTGTTCACCGGCTATGCCATGATTTTGGCGGCAATCGGGCCGGTCTGCCAGTTGATAGGCGGGCAACTGTTCGGCTTTGGTGCGCTGGGCGTCACCTATCGCCCCTCACTCGTTGGCGCTCTGATCCAGGCGATCATCAGCTATGGCCTGTCGTTGGTTGGGATTTTCATCCTGGCGCTGATCGTCAATGCGCTGGCGCCGACTTTCAACAGCGTCGCGAACAAGGCCAACGCCTTCAAGCTGGTCATCTATTCCTCGACCGCAGCCTGGCTGGCGGGCATATTTTTCCTGATCCCGTCGCTAGGTTTTCTGGCGATCGTCAGCCTCTACAGCTTCTTTCTGCTGTACACGGGTCTGCCGGTGCTGATGAAGACGCCGGAGCAGAAGGTCATGCCCTATCTGATCTCCACCATCGTCGCGAGCATCGTGCTTTTTCTGCTAGTCGGTGCAGTCATCGGCGCGATCACAGCGTCGTTCGTCAATCTGGGCAGCGGCTATGAAGACAAGATCGAGGGGGAAATGACGGTGCCCGGCATGGGCAAGGTCGATCTTGGCAAGTTGAGCGCCGCCAGCGCGCAAATGGAAGTCGCCGCCAAGAAGATGGAAAATGCGACCAAGTCGGGAGAGTCAACCGCCATTCCCGCCGCGACCCTTCAGGCGCTGCTCCCCGCCAACATCGGCCGTTTCGCGCGGACCGAGGTTGAGAGCAGCAGCATGGCGGCGGGCGCCCATGCGAGCGCCCGCTACGAAGCTGGAGATGACAATCTGCGGGTCGAAGTGACAGACATGGCCATTGCGGGCGCTTTCGCCGGGCTGGGCGCAGCGCTCAATGTCCAGTCGAACAAGGAAACCGCGACTGGCTATGAGCGGACCCAGACCGTCGATGGGCGTATCGTCAGCGAACAATGGGACAAGGAAAGCCGCGAGGGCAAGTATATGACGACGCTCGCCAATCGTTTCATGATCGAAGCGAGTGGGAAGGTCGCCAAGGTTGACGAACTCAAGGCTGCGGTGAACGCGATCGGCCCGGACAAGCTGGCCGCGCTGGCGAAAAATTAA
- a CDS encoding ABC transporter ATP-binding protein codes for MNDILQVKGLTRSFTQGGVTIDVLCGVDLTVGQGEIVALLGPSGSGKSTLLQAVGLLEGGFDGSIRIEGEEAARLDNDGRTRLRRDSLGFVYQFHHLLPDFNATENVVLPQVIRDVTMDQAVARAQSLLSSLGLGHRLDHRPSQLSGGEQQRVAVARALANRPALVLADEPTGNLDERTADVVLAEFLRLVREEGSAALVATHNERLAQKMDRVVRLHEGVLA; via the coding sequence ATGAATGATATCCTGCAAGTAAAGGGCCTGACCCGCAGCTTCACCCAGGGCGGTGTCACCATTGACGTATTGTGTGGCGTGGACCTGACCGTGGGGCAGGGCGAGATCGTCGCATTGCTCGGCCCGTCCGGCTCGGGTAAATCGACCCTGCTTCAGGCAGTCGGCTTGCTGGAGGGCGGCTTTGACGGCTCGATCAGGATCGAGGGGGAGGAGGCCGCGCGCCTCGACAATGATGGTCGCACGCGCCTGCGCCGCGATTCACTGGGCTTTGTCTATCAGTTCCACCATCTGTTGCCGGATTTTAACGCGACTGAGAATGTCGTGCTGCCGCAGGTGATCCGCGACGTAACGATGGACCAAGCGGTTGCCCGCGCCCAATCCCTGCTGTCGTCCCTTGGTCTTGGCCACCGCCTCGACCACCGCCCCAGCCAGCTATCGGGCGGCGAGCAGCAGCGGGTCGCCGTCGCCCGCGCGCTGGCCAATCGCCCAGCCCTGGTGCTGGCCGATGAACCCACGGGCAATCTGGACGAGCGCACCGCCGACGTCGTTCTGGCCGAGTTCCTTCGCCTCGTGCGCGAAGAAGGCTCGGCCGCACTGGTCGCCACCCATAATGAACGGCTCGCCCAGAAGATGGACCGGGTGGTCCGCCTGCACGAAGGCGTGTTGGCCTAG